CGATTCGTTTTATTAACGATTCAGAAGTTATCCTTGCGACTAGCAACGATACAAGTAAAGAAAATATTAATCAGAAGATTAATGATAAACAAATACAAAATTCTTTATCGCTTGGTAAAACAAATGATCGTATTAAGTTACGTGATGATCCTAGCGGTAAAGTGAGAGTTTGGGTAAAGAATTTTCCGATTAAAGATGACAACAAAATTCTTGGTGTAATTCATATAGAAGAGTCTATTGAGCCAGTATATGCACAGTTGATGAAAATCAATAGTATCTTTATTATCGGTACTGGGCTGTCATTGTTAATTACAATTATTCTAGGCTTCTTTATCGCAAGAACAATCACTAAGCCGATTGCTGATATGCGTAATCAGGCACTAGAGATGTCTAAAGGGAACTATACAAATCGTGTTAAAGTATACGGAAATGATGAAATTGGTGAGCTTGCATTAACGTTTAACAACTTATCTAAGCGTGTGCAAGAAGCACAGGCAAATACAGAAAGTGAAAAGCGTAGACTTGATTCAGTAATCACGCACATGTCAGATGGCGTTATAGCGACAGATAGACGTGGTCGTGTACGTATTGTTAATGAAATGGCGCTTAAGATGCTTGATATGAATAAAGATGATGTGGAAGGTCGCCATGTCCTGGATATCCTTGCGATTGATGCACATTATTCATTGGATGAACTGCAGGATATTGCGGGTGGTATTATTATCGACATTAATGAAAAAGAGAAACTTATTGTAAGAGCATCATTTAGTACCATTATTCAGGATACAGGATTTATTACGGGTTATATCGCAGTGCTGCATGATGTTACTGAACAACATCACGTTGAAAATGAACGACGTGAGTTCGTTGCGAATGTATCACATGAATTACGTACGCCACTTACAAGTATGCGCAGTTATATTGAAGCATTAGAAGAAGGCGCATGGAAAGATGAAAATTTAGCACCACAATTTTTAAGTGTGACACGAGAAGAAACGGATCGTATGATTCGATTAGTCAATGATTTACTTCAATTATCTAAGATGGATAATACGGATGATAATTTAAATAAAGAGTTGATTGATTTTAACATGTTCATTCACAAAATTATCAATCGATTCGAGATGTCAGAAGGAAAGAATGCAACGTTCATACGTGATATACCTAAAAATGGCATATTCGTTGAAATCGATCCTGATAAGATGACACAAGTATTTGATAATGTAATTACGAATGCACTGAAATATTCTAAAGGAAGAAAGAAAGTTGAATTCCACGTGAAACAAAATACGTTATTCAATCGTATGACGATACAAATTAAAGATAATGGTATCGGTATTCCTTTGAATAAAGTAGATAAAATCTTCGACCGATTCTTCCGTGTAGATAAAGCACGAACACGTAACATGGGTGGTACTGGACTAGGTCTTGCAATTAGTAAAGAAATTATTGAAGCCCATAACGGCAGAATATGGGCGAATAGTAAGGAAGGGTACGGCACTTCGGTGTATATAACGTTACCTTGCGAAGTGCTGGATGACGGTGAATGGGATGTATAAAAGCATATTTAAAGGTCTCACACTTTTAATCCTAGTTTTGATGAGCGTCGTATTGACATATAAAATATGGAACTTCAAACCAAATCTTGCAAATGTAGAAAGTTCGATTACTAAAAGTTCTACAGCATTAAGTCCTAAAAATTTAGACAATATTCATAGCGCTTTTTTGCCGTATCAAGTAGTAAGCTATACAAACAATCATATTCATGGTACGACAAACAAAGATATTCTGCTGGAATATATCGATAGTTTATCTAATAAGAAAATAACTGCTATAAGTACAAAGCAACTCA
Above is a window of Macrococcoides canis DNA encoding:
- the walK gene encoding cell wall metabolism sensor histidine kinase WalK, coding for MKAIYKKLQSLHIKLVVIYVLLIIIGMQIIGLYFTNNLEKELTKNFKTNINQQIKSINYDIRTVYNENKSSPNKIQKEVQKVVDEYALRTEIDTIRFINDSEVILATSNDTSKENINQKINDKQIQNSLSLGKTNDRIKLRDDPSGKVRVWVKNFPIKDDNKILGVIHIEESIEPVYAQLMKINSIFIIGTGLSLLITIILGFFIARTITKPIADMRNQALEMSKGNYTNRVKVYGNDEIGELALTFNNLSKRVQEAQANTESEKRRLDSVITHMSDGVIATDRRGRVRIVNEMALKMLDMNKDDVEGRHVLDILAIDAHYSLDELQDIAGGIIIDINEKEKLIVRASFSTIIQDTGFITGYIAVLHDVTEQHHVENERREFVANVSHELRTPLTSMRSYIEALEEGAWKDENLAPQFLSVTREETDRMIRLVNDLLQLSKMDNTDDNLNKELIDFNMFIHKIINRFEMSEGKNATFIRDIPKNGIFVEIDPDKMTQVFDNVITNALKYSKGRKKVEFHVKQNTLFNRMTIQIKDNGIGIPLNKVDKIFDRFFRVDKARTRNMGGTGLGLAISKEIIEAHNGRIWANSKEGYGTSVYITLPCEVLDDGEWDV